One window from the genome of Luteithermobacter gelatinilyticus encodes:
- the fusA gene encoding elongation factor G, with the protein MARTTPLEKYRNIGIMAHIDAGKTTTTERILFYTGVSHKIGEVHDGAATMDWMEQEQERGITITSAATTCFWNDHRINIIDTPGHVDFTIEVERSLRVLDGAVAVFDSVAGVEPQSETVWRQADKYKVPRMCFVNKMDRMGANFFRCVEMIKDRLGAVPLVTQLPIGAEAEFEGMVDLLKMKAIVWDDESMGANYVEKDIPADLQDDADAYRMELIETVVEQDEAAMEAYLEGNEPDMATLKKLIRKGTIAGDFVPVLCGTAFKNKGVQPLLDAVVDYLPSPVDVEAIRGVSVDGEKEILRKSSDDEPFAALAFKIMNDPFVGTLTFCRIYSGVLESGTQVTNSVKGKKEKIGRMLQMHSNSREDIKEARAGDIVALCGLKTTTTGDTLCANNDQVILERMEFPDPVIEVAVEPKTKADQEKMGVALNRLAAEDPSFRVKTDEESGQTVIAGMGELHLDIIVDRMKREFKVEANVGAPQVAYRESIAREVEVDYTHKKQSGGSGQFGRVKIVVTPGERGSGIQFIDEIKGGNIPREYIPGVEKGIRDVADSGVLIGFPIIDFQVRLVDGAYHDVDSSVLAFEIAGRGAMREAAQKAGIKLLEPMMKVEVVTPEEYMGDVIGDLNSRRGQIAGTEARGPAQVVTAMVPLANMFGYVNQLRSFTQGRAQYSMLFDHYAEVPQNVAEEIKAKYA; encoded by the coding sequence ATGGCACGCACAACCCCGCTCGAAAAATATCGCAATATCGGTATTATGGCGCATATTGATGCCGGTAAAACCACAACAACGGAACGTATTCTGTTCTATACCGGCGTGAGCCACAAAATTGGTGAGGTGCATGATGGCGCTGCCACCATGGACTGGATGGAGCAGGAGCAGGAGCGGGGGATTACGATCACCTCTGCCGCGACCACCTGTTTCTGGAACGATCATCGGATCAATATCATTGACACCCCGGGTCACGTGGACTTCACCATTGAGGTGGAACGGTCCTTGCGGGTTCTTGACGGTGCGGTGGCTGTGTTCGATTCTGTGGCCGGCGTGGAGCCCCAGTCCGAAACTGTCTGGCGTCAGGCGGACAAATACAAAGTGCCGCGCATGTGTTTTGTGAACAAGATGGACCGTATGGGAGCCAACTTCTTCCGCTGCGTGGAGATGATTAAGGATCGCCTCGGGGCAGTTCCGCTGGTGACCCAGCTGCCGATTGGCGCAGAAGCCGAATTTGAGGGTATGGTTGACCTGCTGAAAATGAAAGCCATCGTCTGGGACGATGAAAGCATGGGCGCCAACTATGTTGAAAAGGACATTCCGGCGGATCTGCAGGATGATGCAGACGCTTATCGCATGGAGCTGATTGAAACCGTGGTGGAGCAGGATGAGGCCGCCATGGAGGCTTATCTTGAGGGTAATGAGCCGGATATGGCGACATTGAAGAAGCTGATCCGCAAAGGCACCATTGCCGGCGATTTTGTGCCGGTGCTGTGTGGGACGGCCTTCAAGAACAAAGGGGTTCAGCCGCTGCTCGATGCCGTGGTGGATTATCTGCCGTCACCAGTTGATGTGGAAGCCATTCGTGGTGTGTCTGTGGATGGGGAAAAGGAAATCCTGCGTAAATCTTCCGATGACGAGCCTTTTGCCGCTCTGGCGTTTAAGATCATGAACGACCCGTTTGTGGGGACGCTGACATTCTGCCGGATTTATTCCGGGGTGTTGGAGTCCGGCACTCAGGTCACCAACTCCGTCAAGGGCAAGAAAGAAAAAATCGGCCGCATGTTGCAGATGCACTCCAATTCTCGTGAGGACATCAAGGAAGCTCGCGCCGGGGATATTGTGGCGTTGTGCGGTCTGAAAACCACCACTACCGGGGACACCCTCTGCGCCAATAATGACCAGGTTATTCTGGAACGCATGGAATTCCCTGATCCGGTGATTGAGGTGGCCGTTGAGCCGAAAACCAAAGCCGACCAGGAAAAGATGGGGGTTGCCCTTAATCGTCTGGCGGCCGAAGATCCCAGTTTCCGGGTGAAAACCGATGAGGAAAGCGGTCAGACCGTGATCGCCGGCATGGGCGAGCTGCACCTTGATATTATCGTGGATCGCATGAAGCGGGAATTCAAGGTGGAGGCCAATGTGGGGGCGCCGCAGGTGGCGTATCGTGAATCCATCGCCCGTGAGGTTGAGGTGGATTACACCCATAAGAAACAGTCCGGTGGTTCCGGTCAGTTCGGTCGGGTGAAAATAGTTGTCACCCCGGGTGAGCGCGGGTCCGGCATTCAGTTTATTGATGAAATCAAGGGCGGAAATATTCCGCGTGAATACATCCCTGGTGTGGAAAAAGGGATCCGGGATGTGGCCGACAGCGGTGTGCTGATCGGTTTCCCGATCATCGACTTCCAGGTGCGTCTGGTGGATGGGGCTTATCACGATGTTGACTCCTCTGTATTGGCGTTTGAAATCGCCGGTCGCGGGGCCATGCGTGAAGCGGCCCAGAAGGCCGGTATCAAGCTTCTGGAACCGATGATGAAAGTGGAAGTGGTAACGCCCGAGGAATATATGGGTGACGTGATCGGGGACCTGAACTCACGTCGCGGCCAGATTGCCGGCACGGAAGCCCGCGGTCCGGCCCAGGTGGTCACCGCGATGGTGCCGCTGGCCAATATGTTTGGTTATGTCAACCAGTTGAGGTCATTTACTCAGGGACGTGCGCAGTACAGCATGTTGTTTGATCATTATGCGGAAGTGCCGCAGAACGTCGCTGAGGAAATCAAGGCGAAATATGCCTGA
- the rpsG gene encoding 30S ribosomal protein S7, giving the protein MSRRHAAEKRKVLPDPKFGDVVLTKFVNNLMVDGKKSVAERIVYGALDLVRSKTGREPMEVFHEALDNIKPAVEVRSRRVGGATYQVPVEVRADRAQALAIRWLIEMSRKRNENTMTERLAGELMDALNNRGASVKKREDTHRMAEANKAFSHYRW; this is encoded by the coding sequence ATGTCTCGTCGTCACGCTGCTGAAAAGCGCAAAGTTCTGCCGGATCCCAAATTTGGGGATGTTGTGCTGACGAAATTTGTCAACAACCTTATGGTTGACGGTAAAAAATCCGTAGCTGAAAGAATTGTTTATGGTGCGCTGGATCTGGTTCGGTCCAAGACGGGCCGTGAGCCGATGGAAGTGTTCCATGAGGCGCTGGACAATATAAAGCCTGCGGTTGAAGTGCGGTCCCGCCGTGTCGGGGGGGCGACCTATCAGGTGCCTGTTGAGGTGCGCGCGGATCGTGCGCAGGCGCTGGCGATCCGCTGGTTGATTGAGATGTCTCGTAAGCGCAATGAAAATACCATGACCGAGCGCCTTGCCGGTGAATTGATGGATGCGTTGAACAATCGCGGCGCTTCAGTGAAGAAGCGTGAGGATACGCACCGTATGGCCGAAGCCAACAAGGCATTCTCTCATTACCGCTGGTAA